ATTGACCCTTCGCCGATATACTCGCCGGGCCCAAGATGCCGTTCTACAACGGTTCCTGTCACGGGACTCACGATGGTGCGCAGTTTGAGCCGTTCGAGCGCCTCCTGAAGCTGAAGCTCCATGATGCGCACCTCCGTTTCCATCTCGTCCTTTTCATGAATAGAGATCATCTGTTTCTGATACAATTCCTCGTTCCGCAGAACCCGCCTCTTGCCGAAATCGAGACGGGCACGGGCCAGTTCGACCTGGGCCGTCTCCACTCCCGACTTGAGAACGGCCAGCGTCTGGCCTCCCCGAATCCGCTCCCCCCGCTCAACGGCAACGCTTTCGATGATGCCCGGAACCTGGCTGCTGACCTCGATCACCTCGCTGGGTTCTATGATTCCCCGGTGGAAGAGATCGTCCCCTTCACCGGACCAGGCGGGGCCGCCTGCCGCTGACAGCAAGGCCGCAATACACCAACCGATGACCACTGCTTTTCTCATGCCTCTACTCGCTCCTTCCGGAAAACGACAAGGTATCGCTCCGCTCTTCATCGTACCGGAGCAGGCGTTTGCGAACTCCCGCGTGAACCCGTTCCACCCGTCGCTGGGCCTTTTTCAGCGCATGCCTGCCCAGAGGCTTCCACAGGTCCGATCCTCCCCGGCTGAGCCCCGCGACCATCCTGCCCGTGATTCCGCGATATCCATCTCTGAGGAGAGGGTCTTCAAGTGAAACAAAAACTTCGCACATTCCGGGATCTCCCTGCCGGCCGCACCGTCCCGCGAGCTGGCGATCAATACGGCCCGCCTCGTGGCGTTCCGTCATGAGGACCTGTAACCCCCCCCGTTCCGCCACTCCGGAAGCGAGCTTGATATCCGTGCCCCGGCCCGCCATGTTCGTGGCTATGGTCACCCGACCCGGCTTACCGGCACCGGCCACGATGAGCGCCTCCTCCCTGTCCTGTTTCGCGTTGAGAACCTGGTGAGGAATCCCCCGGTCATCAAGCATAAGGCTCAGGTGTTCCGAAGCGGCAACGGTCCGGGTTCCTATCAGTACCGGAAGGTTGCGGCGGTGAAGTTCTTCCACGCGGCGTGTCACATGTTCATACTTCTCATCGAGGCCCCGGAAGATTTCATCGCGGAGGATCTTTCTCCTCAGCGGCCGGTTGGTCGGTATGGCCACCACCGGCAGGCCGTAAATGGACCAGAGCTCCCGGCGGACCTCCCGGGCCGTTCCCGTCATTCCCGAGAGCTTCAGGTAACGCCTGAAAAAGCGCTGATAGCTTATACGGGCCACCGTTTCCCTCTGCCCCGTTACCTCGCATCCTTCCTTTATCTCGATAAGCTGGTGAAGTCCCCCCTCCCAGGAACGGTCGGGCATCACCCGTCCGGTGAACTCATCGATGATCTGAACAGTCCCATCGCTCACCAGGTAATGCTCGTCCCGGCGGTACAGGAAGAGAGCCGTCAAGGCCTTGCGAACCAGTTCTTCACGCCTGACGGGACTCTGCCAGACCGTTCCCATGTCCGCTGTGATCCGCTGGACCTCTTCACGGCCCCGGTCGGTTACCATGACCGCCCTCAGTCCCTGATCGGCCTCGTAACGGAGGGTGTAGTGAACGTTCTCGACCAGGTCTTTCGTCAGTTCGAGGGCCTGTTTCATGGATCGTTCTTCATCCTTCGAAGACTCGCTTCGGGAAATGATAAGCGGCGTCCGGGCTTCGTCGACCAGAACGCTGTCCGCCTCGTCCACGATAGCATAATGCAAACCTCGAAGCATCAGCTGATCGCTTCTGCCGTTCCGGCGGGACAGGCGTTCCGCGTGGAGCTTCAGTTCACCGAAGGTATCGCCCAGGACTATTCGATCCCTGAGATAGTCGAAAACCACCTCCTTGTTCGTGCAGTAGGTGATGTCACAGCCATAGGCTTCCCGACGCTGGACCGGCGTCTTCTCATGTATGACGCAACCCACGGAAAGATCGAAAAAGCGGTAGACGTCTCCCATGAGCCGGGCGTCCCGGTCCGTCAGATAATCGTTGACGGTAATGATATGCACGGGGATGCCCGCCAGGGCGACCGTGACCGCCGGAAGGGTCGCCACCAGTGTTTTTCCTTCACCCGTCTCCATTTCCGCCAGCAAACCCCGCAGCATCGCGTAGCCTCCCATGAGCTGGCAGTCAAAATGTCTCATCCCGAGAACTCTCCATGCGGCCTCCCTGACCAGGGCAAAGGATGCGCCCGCCAGGGAAAGCGAGAAGCCCTCCACCCGGAGCCGGTGCCGCAGGGACTCACTCCTGCGACGCAGATCATCATCGGATAGCCTGTCCAGGTCGACGGCGGCCCGTTCCACGTGATCGACGATTTTTTTCAGTCTTCCCGGCCGGGAACTCCAGGGCCGCACTCCATAGCCCGCAATTTCCCAGGCCAGACGGTCAAGGAAAGTCCTGCGTCCTTCCTTCCGTTCCGGACGGGCGAAATGATCCGCCCTGGGCCAGCTGGAAACCTTTGCGAACATGCCGATCCTTCCGGTCTGATTCCTCCGGGATACTCTCTTCCGGGGGACAAGCTGACTCATCGCGGAGCCGTTATATGCCTATGGTTTCGGCTGCTCCGCCCAAGTTCGTCATATGCTGAAAGTCTTCATAAACACGCGCCGCAACGTCCGATACCACTGGGAAGCAAGGGTTTCCGCCTCATGCTCGAATCTCAGGTACACCCGTGAGCCGAGACGGTCTTCGATCCGCTCCTCCAGGGCGATCTCAAAATAAAACAATGGCTCAAAGGAGCGGCTGGTATCGCTTTCACGGGGATCGAGGGCGAATGAACCGCCGCCCTCCAGCGCAAAGGCAAGGGTCGGCAGGACGGTAGAAGCCGCAGGCACTTCCCTGATCAGTCGTGCCGAGATTCGTCGACACACCTGATCGGACGGCCGGGCGAGGACGGAACGGACGGTATGCCGAATGGTGCCCACCTGGGCCTGCGTGACGGGAACAAGAACGAAGACCGCCCCATAGTCAACCACGTATCCCAGGGCGTCTCCCCGTCGGACGAAACGGCCGGGCAGATCGTCCGCCTGGGGAAGAATGAAGTAACCGTCAGAGGGACTGCTCACCACCAGGGCGTCACACCGTTCCCGCGCGAGTTCCAGTTCACTTTCGACGAGGGCTATTTCCTCCTGAAGGATCCGTTCTTCAGTCCGGCTGGTAACAAGAGCGATGAGGTGGCGGGACTGATATTCCCTCAGCCTCGCCTCGAGAAGCTTCACGCCGATGTCCACATCGGGATTTTCCAGAACCAGAAGGGCCTGCCCCCTTGTCACCTTGCTGCCGGGCAGTGTCAGGATTTCACGGACGGTTCCCTCCGTCTCAACTCGCACCTGTGACTGCTCTCCGGGCCACAGAACTCCCTGGGCCATGGTCGTGGAGGGAACGCGAAGAATAAAAACCAGGAACAGGACCAGTCCGGCACATCCCAGAGCCCAGGCCAGGATTCGTGAGCGCCGCTTATAGAGTTCCGAATCGGATACAATCGCTTTGATCATCCTGAAAAAAGGCATCAGTATCAGGCCGATCATGGCCCAGAGGGCAATGAGAACACCAATGAAAAAGAATTTACCCGACACGAAAAGGGCTATCCTGATACTGATGAAAATCCGGTAGGCAAAGGAGGCGATGCCGTAAACGACAAGCCACACGGCCTCCCGTCGATCGGCCGGGGTGAACCGTGCCTCGTCGTTTCTGACCAGGTACCGCTGGGCCAGGTATCCGATGTAGCGATTCGAACGGGATCCCAGGTTTGGAATTTCCAGGTAATCGGCCAGTACGTAGTAGGCATCGAAACGAAGCAGGGGATTTCCGTTAAAGAAAATGGTGGAGACACCGGCGATGATGATGACATTGAATGCCAGCGCCCGCAGGGCGCCTGGATCGAGATTGACCCAGAGGATCATGGCCAGCGCGGCTATGAACATCTCCGCGGCAATGCCGATGAAGCCGACGACCATTCTTCGTTTCCTGTCTTTAAAAGCCGATGCCGTCGACGCGTCAAGGTAGGGCACGGGAACAAAAACGAGAAACATGATACCCATTTCATGAACTTCACCGCCCCAGTGCTTCACCGCCCAGGCATGGGAAAACTCGTGGACCGTCTTCACGGCCGGATAGATGAGCCACAGGAAAAGAAGGTTTTCCAGTGCCAGAACACGATCGGCCAGATTCGTGGTCAGCCCGTCCCAGTGCATGAAGGCAAGCACCGCCGCCGTGATCACCACGGCCAGCCAGACGAGGGCCGCGGGAAGACTGAAAAAGGGGGCCGCGAGATTCCTGGTCCGCTCCAGAAACCGGTCCGGATCAAAAATGGGAATTCGGATCGCCACGGGGGAACGAACCCGGCTCCAGAATTTTTTCTTTTTATCCTGGCGACTTCGATG
This is a stretch of genomic DNA from Syntrophales bacterium. It encodes these proteins:
- a CDS encoding efflux RND transporter periplasmic adaptor subunit, translating into MRKAVVIGWCIAALLSAAGGPAWSGEGDDLFHRGIIEPSEVIEVSSQVPGIIESVAVERGERIRGGQTLAVLKSGVETAQVELARARLDFGKRRVLRNEELYQKQMISIHEKDEMETEVRIMELQLQEALERLKLRTIVSPVTGTVVERHLGPGEYIGEGSIMRIARINPLNVEVVVPVDLYGTIAKGMKAEVRPELPLRGVFQGTVVIVDEVIDAASGTFGVRVELSNPDHRLPAGLNCTVRFQ
- a CDS encoding preprotein translocase subunit SecA, producing the protein MFAKVSSWPRADHFARPERKEGRRTFLDRLAWEIAGYGVRPWSSRPGRLKKIVDHVERAAVDLDRLSDDDLRRRSESLRHRLRVEGFSLSLAGASFALVREAAWRVLGMRHFDCQLMGGYAMLRGLLAEMETGEGKTLVATLPAVTVALAGIPVHIITVNDYLTDRDARLMGDVYRFFDLSVGCVIHEKTPVQRREAYGCDITYCTNKEVVFDYLRDRIVLGDTFGELKLHAERLSRRNGRSDQLMLRGLHYAIVDEADSVLVDEARTPLIISRSESSKDEERSMKQALELTKDLVENVHYTLRYEADQGLRAVMVTDRGREEVQRITADMGTVWQSPVRREELVRKALTALFLYRRDEHYLVSDGTVQIIDEFTGRVMPDRSWEGGLHQLIEIKEGCEVTGQRETVARISYQRFFRRYLKLSGMTGTAREVRRELWSIYGLPVVAIPTNRPLRRKILRDEIFRGLDEKYEHVTRRVEELHRRNLPVLIGTRTVAASEHLSLMLDDRGIPHQVLNAKQDREEALIVAGAGKPGRVTIATNMAGRGTDIKLASGVAERGGLQVLMTERHEAGRIDRQLAGRCGRQGDPGMCEVFVSLEDPLLRDGYRGITGRMVAGLSRGGSDLWKPLGRHALKKAQRRVERVHAGVRKRLLRYDEERSDTLSFSGRSE